A window from Malus sylvestris mitochondrion, complete genome encodes these proteins:
- the ccmC gene encoding cytochrome c biogenesis C, giving the protein MSVSLLQPYFLMSKTRSYAQILIGSRLFLTAMAIHLSLRVAPLDLQQGGNSRIPYVHVPAARMSILVYIATAINTFFFLLTKHPLFLRSSGTGTEIGAFFTLFTLVTGGFRGRPMWGTFWVWDARLTSVFISFLIYLGALRFQKLPVEPASISIRAGPIDIPIIKSSVNWWNTSHQPGSISRSGTSIHVPMPIPILSNFANSPFSTRILFVLETRLPIPSFPESPLTEEIEAREGIPKPSSLAESLCIHG; this is encoded by the coding sequence ATGTCCGTTTCATTATTACAACCTTATTTTTTGATGTCAAAGACCAGAAGCTACGCGCAAATTCTCATTGGATCTCGGTTGTTCTTAACAGCGATGGCTATTCATTTAAGTCTTCGGGTAGCACCACTAGATCTTCAACAAGGTGGAAATTCTCGTATTCCGTATGTACATGTTCCTGCGGCTCGGATGAGTATTCTTGTTTATATCGCTACGGCTATAAACACTTTCTTTTTCCTATTAACAAAACATCCCCTTTTTCTTCGCTCTTCCGGAACCGGTACAGAAATTGGTGCTTTTTTTACGTTGTTTACCTTAGTTACTGGGGGGTTTCGGGGAAGACCTATGTGGGGCACCTTTTGGGTGTGGGATGCTCGTTTAACCTCTGTATTCATCTCGTTCCTTATTTACCTGGGTGCACTGCGTTTTCAAAAGCTTCCTGTCGAACCGGCTTCTATTTCAATCCGTGCTGGACCGATCGATATACCAATAATCAAGTCTTCAGTCAACTGGTGGAATACATCGCATCAACCTGGGAGCATTAGCCGATCTGGTACATCAATACATGTTCCTATGCCCATTCCAATCTTGTCTAACTTTGCTAACTCCCCCTTCTCAACCCGTATCTTGTTTGTTCTGGAAACACGTCTTCCTATTCCATCTTTTCCCGAATCTCCTTTAACGGAAGAAATAGAAGCTCGAGAAGGAATACCTAAACCTAGTTCACTCGCCGAGTCTTTGTGCATCCATGGCTGA